One Pochonia chlamydosporia 170 chromosome 5, whole genome shotgun sequence DNA segment encodes these proteins:
- a CDS encoding MFS multidrug transporter (similar to Aspergillus fumigatus Af293 XP_754088.2) translates to MAKELLPDTTRHPSRHEDHEDEEPTQLPPYCALPQTEKVGYIILASLVTTLGPLSGNIYLPALDSLSRDLHTSHSTINLSITLFLIFQGLAPLLTANLSEHNGRRPILLVCLASYVLVNVALSLQTNVPALFVLRCLQSVGSSGVSVVAMAVIADLVTRADRGKYVAYASIGMTVAPVLGPVLGGVFTQFLGWRSIFVFLAILATLLAAMILAVMPETCRGIVGNGSIRPQWWNRSCRQRFWPETIPDSRHDQDPSTQLRIRRRPSLWDTFHVMRDPSTALVISAGMLMMSGHMAILVSIPLLFAANYGFNSLHIGLCYLPYAVGGLVARWTVGSLADRNYRRHGTRAGLRIVQNHQAPEELQAIPLERVRLQLTLPFLYASALLVTLYGWLLHARVHVAGVFVLLSLLGNTLTGTQNTLNMLLIDLNAERPAVAIASIALFRSLSGAGVVAATLPVIRCIGVGWAATVIAGFWLTASLALWLVYMYGHQWRESRRDRAG, encoded by the exons atggccaaggagCTATTGCCGGATACAACGCGTCATCCGTCCCGCCATGAAGAccatgaagacgaggagccGACACAGCTTCCCCCGTATTGTGCCCTGCCGCAGACAGAGAAAGTCGGGTACATTATACTCGCCTCTTTGGTTACCACTCTCGGCCCGCTATCAGGCAATATCTACCTCCCAGCGCTAGATTCTCTATCGCGAGATCTTCACACCTCTCACAGCACCATCAACCTGTCTATCACATTATTTCTA ATATTCCAAGGCCTTGCGCCGCTACTCACTGCAAATCTCTCCGAACACAACGGTCGTCGGCCCATTCTCCTCGTTTGTCTCGCCAGCTATGTCTTGGTCAACGTTGCCTTGTCCTTACAGACGAATGTGCCAGCCCTGTTTGTCCTCAGATGCCTGCAGAGCGTGGGCAGCAGCGGCGTTTCAGTCGTAGCCATGGCCGTGATAGCAGACTTGGTGACGAGAGCTGATCGAGGCAAATACGTTGCCTACGCATCGATCGGCATGACTGTGGCACCTGTGTTGGGGCCTGTGTTAGGGGGCGTCTTCACCCAGTTCCTTGGTTGGCGCAGTATTTTCGTCTTTCTTGCAATCTTGGCGACATTACTTGCCGCCATGATCCTCGCCGTCATGCCAGAGACGTGTCGAGGAATCGTGGGTAATGGCAGCATTCGCCCGCAATGGTGGAATCGATCGTGTCGGCAACGATTTTGGCCAGAAACAATTCCAGATTCTCGACACGATCAAGATCCGTCAACACAGCTTCGCATACGTCGCCGGCCATCCCTCTGGGACACTTTCCACGTCATGCGCGATCCGTCGACTGCATTGGTTATCTCTGCTGgcatgctgatgatgagtggCCACATGGCGATTCTGGTTAGCATACCTCTCCTATTCGCAGCAAACTACGGCTTCAACTCCCTACATATCGGACTTTGTTACCTACCATATGCGGTTGGTGGATTAGTTGCCCGATGGACAGTCGGCTCGCTAGCAGATCGTAATTATCGACGCCATGGTACGAGAGCTGGACTAAGAATCGTGCAGAATCACCAAGCACCAGAAGAACTTCAAGCAATACCACTAGAAAGAGTGCGATTGCAACTAACACTGCCGTTTCTGTATGCATCTGCATTACTAGTAACTTTATATGGCTGGTTACTGCACGCTCGTGTGCACGTCGCTGGCGTGTTCGTACTGCTCTCCCTGCTGGGCAACACGTTGACTGGCACACAGAACACACTAAACATGTTGCTGATTGACTTGAATGCCGAGCGGCCTGCTGTAGCTATTGCTTCAATTGCGCTGTTTAGATCattgtctggtgctggagtAGTTGCAGCGACGCTACCTGTCATCAGATGTATTGGAGTAGGCTGGGCGGCGACTGTGATTGCAGGATTCTGGCTGACTGCTTCTCTTGCGTTGTGGCTAGTGTACATGTATGGTCATCAGTGGCGGGAATCACGAAGAGACAGAGCAGGCTGA
- a CDS encoding gentisate 1,2-dioxygenase (similar to Metarhizium robertsii ARSEF 23 XP_007822338.1): MQLVQTLVQHAPTGPKDYVSALGDGPTTQEAAPPTMSEFLQALPSRHLEPLWSRMGAMVPHSPNPVAKPYMWKYKDTLPYLSTAGEIVPEEMAERRVLMLVNPNMVAPHTTDTIYAGLQLVNPGETAPAHRHIAYACRFIISGEGFTAVEGKKMPLIRGDVVVTPSWHWHDHGNETDKPIIWLDALNLPLFTYARVHFAEGYSDRRYPSTLDNPCEWRHPWEKTQKALDAMPGSHVTYHYTTAGGKPLSTTLGVQAERINAGVMTDIMQDSSSFIYHCYEGNGYSIVESSEGVKGKFEWESGDTFAVPAWSKVQHLNSGMEGAYLVAVHDGPFLDALRLRRPA; encoded by the exons ATGCAGTTGGTCCAAACTCTAGTGCAGCATGCCCCAACCGGCCCCAAAGACTACGTCAGCGCATTGGGAGACGGCCCTACCACGCAGGAAGCCGCACCACCAACCATGTCAGAGTTTCTGCAAGCGCTTCCATCTCGACATTTGGAACCTTTGTGGTCCAGAATGGGTGCCATGGTCCCTCATAGTCCAAACCCGGTGGCAAAACCGTACATGTGGAAGTACAAAGACACGCTCCCGTACTTGTCCACGGCTGGAGAGATTGTCCCCGAGGAGATGGCAGAGAGAAGGGTGTTGATGCTCGTAAATCCAAACATGG TTGCGCCTCACACGACGGACACCATCTACGCCGGTCTCCAGCTCGTCAACCCCGGTGAGACGGCGCCCGCCCATCGTCATATTGCATACGCATGCCGCTTCATAATATCTGGCGAGGGGTTTACAGCGGTCGAAGGCAAAAAGATGCCCTTGATTAGAGGCGACGTTGTGGTTACGCCTTCCTGGCACTGGCATGATCATGGCAATGAGACCGACAAGCCTATTATTTGGCTGGACGCGCTGAACTTACCTCTCTTTACGTACGCAAGGGTGCATTTTGCGGAAGGATACTCTGACAGACGGTATCCCAGCAC ACTCGATAACCCCTGTGAATGGCGGCATCCCTGGGAAAAGACCCAGAAAGCATTGGATGCAATGCCAGGGTCTCATGTCACATACCATTACACGACAGCGGGTGGGAAACCACTGTCAACTACGCTTGGTGTACAAGCCGAACGAATAAATGCCGGGGTGATGACTGATATCATGCAGGACAGCAGCTCATTTATATACCACTGCTATGAAGGGAACGGTTATTCGATAGTAGAATCCTCTGAAGGAGTAAAGGGGAAATTTGAGTGGGAGTCGGGTGATACATTTGCTGTGCCGGCGTGGTCAAAGGTGCAGCATTTAAATTCCGGTATGGAAGGGGCGTATTTGGTTGCCGTCCACGATGGACCGTTCTTGGATGCACTGCGTTTAAGACGACCGGCATAG
- a CDS encoding fumarylacetoacetate hydrolase domain-containing protein (similar to Metarhizium robertsii ARSEF 23 XP_007823111.1) — MSSWNRLIRFVKDNGAESFGEPCIETDQQLTDQLAKNELWAIALNGPSAVGPLVRGDKVHVHALRDILKPNDVPIVRCIGLNYMKHIQEGGRKPPPYPSVFLKPSTTIAGFDEDIPIPTIAQDGTVDYEGELAVVIGKTGKDIPKSSALDFVAGYCVANDVSARGWQRDPSKAGVVPQWCFSKGFDKFAPLGPMLVAPSLVGNASDLHLRTLVNGEERQNTSTGDLLFGVEEIVSFCSQGTTLEAGTVILTGTPSGVAMGMKEPKYLNDGDVVE, encoded by the exons ATGTCTTCCTGGAATCGTCTTATTCGATTCGTCAAAGACAACGGCGCGGAAAGCTTTGGCGAACCGTGTATTGAGACTGACCAGCAACTCACGGATCAGTTGGCAAAAAATGAGCTTTGGGCGATTGCGCTGAATGGGCCTAGTGCCGTTGGTCCTCTGGTGCGCGGTGAcaaggtccatgtccacgcTCTACGGGACATTCTAAAGCCAAACGATGTCCCTATTGTGCGTTGCATTGGCCTCAACTACATGAAACACA TCCAAGAAGGCGGCCGAAAACCTCCTCCCTACCCATCAGTGTTCCTGAAGCCGTCCACCACGATTGCAGGTTTCGATGAAGACATACCCATTCCCACAATAGCCCAGGACGGGACAGTAGACTACGAAGGAGAGCTT GCAGTCGTCATTGGAAAAACAGGCAAAGACATCCCCAAGAGCTCTGCGCTAGATTTCGTGGCTGGATATTGCGTTGCGAATGACGTTTCTGCCCGCGGATGGCAGAGGGATCCTTCAAAAGCCGGCGTTGTCCCTCAATGGTGCTTCAGTAAAGGCTTTGATAAGTTTGCGCCCTTGGGTCCGATGCTAGTTGCGCCGAGCTTGGTTGGTAATGCATCGGATCTTCATTTGCGAACTCTCGTTAATGGTGAGGAGAGACAAAACACGAGTACTGGCGACTTGCTGTTTGGCGTAGAGGAGATTGTGAGTTTCTGTAGCCAGGGGACAACTCTTGAAGCTGGGACTGTTATTCTGACGGGGACGCCATCTGGGGTGGCTATGGGTATGAAGGAGCCGAAATATTTGAATGAtggggatgttgttgag TAG
- a CDS encoding UbiA prenyltransferase (similar to Metarhizium robertsii ARSEF 23 XP_011410960.1) produces the protein MTQITVPSPPGPQDDLHSVVQTRTREWHFHIYFLLQSPTETAAALALRDAVLRLRRDGAFVAVPLNRVNKDPIGPHPAGSYEIWVPDSSFSDVFFYLATNRGNLSILIHPLTAQQRRDHESRNGWLGTPWPIYLDGLPLESEEVPLQYPELQLGWSTSLEEEISLEERRRRGARVEELLAKDPEAAPAPKD, from the exons ATGACCCAGATCACTGTCCCCTCACCCCCTGGTCCCCAGGACGACCTTCACTCCGTCGTTCAAACTCGGACTAGGGAATGGCACTTTCACATTTATTTCCTCTTGCAGTCGCCTACCGAAACTGCCGCGGCACTAGCGCTTCGTGATGCTGTATTGAGACTCCGTCGTGATG GCGCCTTTGTCGCTGTTCCACTGAACAGGGTCAATAAAGACCCAATTGGACCTCATCCTGCCGGATCGTACGAGA TCTGGGTTCCAGATTCGTCATTCTCCGATGTCTTTTTCTACCTGGCAACCAACCGGGGAAACCTGAG CATCCTTATTCACCCCTTAACCGCACAACAACGCCGAGACCACGAAAGTCGCAATGGCTGGTTGGGCACTCCATGGCCAATCTACTTAGACGGGTTGCCACTCGAAAGCGAAGAAGTTCCGCTGCAGTATCCCGAACTGCAGCTTGGGTGGTCTACCTcactggaagaagagatcTCTCTAGAGGAGAGGCGGCGACGAGGTGCACGAGTTGAGGAGTTACTTGCCAAGGATCCTGAGGCCGCTCCTGCCCCCAAGGACTAA
- a CDS encoding sugar porter (SP) family MFS transporter (similar to Coccidioides immitis RS XP_001239766.1) gives MPIGNIYVIAAVAVVGGGLFGFDISSLSAQLGEQAYKCYFNQGPHGPPFDDQPCSGPRELVQGGITASMHAGSWLGALISGPLSDRIGRKYAIMYGCLIWLIGSSIISASQNIGMLIAGRIINGLCVGIESAQVPVYIAEISPPSKRGRFIGMQQWAITWGILIIYYISYGCSFIGEQTPTGWKAAAWRIPWALQMLPAIFLFFMMMLLPESPRWLARKDRWEDCRAVLTLVHGKGDSNHPFVSFEMEDIRNMCEFERQNADVTYLDLFKPAMINRTLIGLFTQIWSQLTGMNVMMYYVTNVFSMAGYTGNAGLLSSSIQYVINVFMTIPALLWVDRWGRRPTLLIGSVLMATWMYANAGILAVHGEVIPGGIDNVAAQSMKVTGAAAKGLIACTYLFVASFAPTWGPVSWIYPPELFPLRLRGKGVALATSGNWAFNAALGLFTPVSLANIKWKTYIIFAVFNTAAFFHVFFLFPETAGKTLEETESMFEDPNGIKYLGTPAWKTRKATEATRRAEHGDVEAKIASVEDDHVDDATHVSEKRVGEV, from the exons ATGCCTATTGGTAATATTTACGTTATCGCGGCggttgccgttgttggtggcggtCTGTTTGGTTTTGATATCTCGTCGTTATCGGCACAGCTTGGTGAACAAGCGTACAAATGCTACTTCAACCAAGGACCTCATGGACCGCCGTTTGATGACCAGCCCTGTAGCGGGCCGCGAGAGCTGGTTCAAGGAGGTATCACGGCATCTATGCACGCCGGATCATGGCTTGGTGCATTGATTTCAGGGCCCCTGTCTGACCGAATCGGTCGAAAGTATGCCATTATGTATGGTTGTTTAATTTG GTTAATCGGATCGTCCATCATCTCAGCATCCCAAAACATCGGCATGCTCATCGCTGGCCGCATTATCAACGGTCTATGCGTGGGAATTGAGTCAGCCCAAGTACCAGTTTACATTGCCGAAATCTCTCCTCCGTCCAAACGAGGTCGATTTATTGGTATGCAGCAGTGGGCCATCACATGGGGCATTCTTATCATTTACTATATATCTTATGGATGCTCTTTCATCGGCGAACAGACTCCCACGGGCTGGAAGGCGGCAGCTTGGCGGATTCCCTGGGCCCTTCAAATGCTACCCGCCATCTTCCTGTTCTTCATGATGATGCTCCTTCCTGAGTCACCCCGTTGGCTAGCTCGCAAAGATCGCTGGGAGGACTGTCGCGCTGTCTTGACTCTAGTACATGGTAAAGGCGACTCAAATCACCCGTTTGTATCGTTCGAGATGGAGGACATTAGGAACATGTGCGAATTCGAACGACAAAACGCAGATGTAACATATCTCGACCTCTTCAAACCTGCAATGATCAACAGGACGCTGATCGGGCTGTTTACGCAAATCTGGTCTCAGCTCACCGGCATGAATGTTATGA TGTACTACGTAACAAACGTTTTCAGCATGGCAGGATACACTGGCAACGCTGGGCTTTTATCCTCTTCCATTCAGTACGTCATCAATGTCTTCATGACCATCCCAGCTCTTCTGTGGGTAGATCGCTGGGGCAGACGACCAACACTGCTCATTGGATCTGTCTTAATGGCTACCTGGATGTACGCCAACGCTGGAATCCTAGCCGTCCACGGAGAGGTCATCCCAGGCGGCATCGACAACGTGGCTGCGCAATCTATGAAGGTAACTGGCGCGGCTGCAAAGGGTCTTATTGCCTGTACCTACTTGTTTGTGGCATCATTCGCACCGACCTGGGGTCCAGTCTCGTGGATTTATCCCCCGGAGCTATTTCCACTAAGACTTCGTGGCAAGGGCGTGGCACTCGCAACGTCCGGTAACTGGGCGTTCAATGCGGCTCTTGGCTTGTTCACCCCTGTGTCCTTGGCCAACATCAAGTGGAAAACGTACATCATCTTTGCCGTGTTTAACACAGCAGCCTTTTTCCAcgttttcttcttgttccctGAAACTGCGGGAAAGACACTTGAGGAGACAGAGAGCATGTTTGAAGATCCAAATGGTATCAAGTATCTTGGTACTCCTGCTTGGAAGACGAGAAAGGCAACGGAGGCGACTAGACGCGCCGAACATGGCGATGTTGAAGCCAAAATTGCTTCGGTGGAAGATGACCACGTTGATGACGCTACTCATGTGTCGGAGAAGAGGGTGGGTGAAGTCTAG
- a CDS encoding histidine phosphatase superfamily, clade-1 (similar to Metarhizium robertsii ARSEF 23 XP_007825311.1), translating to MSDQDAATPRVFLVRHGETEWSKTGQYTGITDLPLTPDGVKQVTTTAVRLVGGGKLIDPARIAHIWVSPRTRAQQTFQYLFNSEPPSSDKTDFDAVADRVTTTEDIAEWDYGEYEGLKTGEIKEKRKQQGLDQDKPWNIWKDGCEGGESMEKVTERLDKLITQIKNLQRPFISGQKPCDVLIVAHGLILRAFAKRWMQYALDFPLPMIMAPGAISVLSYKNGNIDEPGFYLGMSLPFEE from the exons ATGTCAGACCAGGACGCCGCCACGCCTCGAGTCTTCCTCGTGCGGCATG GAGAAACAGAATGGTCAAAAACCGGCCAATATACCGGAATTACGGACCTTCCACTCACACCAGATGGTGTCAAGCAGGTTACCACCACGGCAGTTCGActcgtcggcggcggcaagtTGATTGACCCAGCTCGGATTGCTCACATCTGGGTAAGTCCTCGTACGAGGGCGCAACAAACATTCCAGTACCTCTTCAACTCGGAGCCGCCTAGTTCAGATAAAACGGACTTTGATGCCGTGGCCGATCGGGTTACGACCACTGAAGACATCGCGGAGTGGGATTACGGCGAGTACGAAGGGCTGAAAACTGGTGAAATtaaggagaagagaaagcaaCAGGGCCTTGACCAGGACAAGCCGTGGAATATTTGGAAGGATGGCTGCGAGGGCGGAGA ATCTATGGAGAAAGTGACCGAACGGTTGGACAAACTAATCACCCAGATCAAGAATCTTCAGCGGCCGTTTATCAGTGGTCAAAAGCCATGCGACGTCCTTATC GTCGCCCACGGGCTCATTCTTCGCGCATTCGCAAAGAGGTGGATGCAATACGCCTTGGACTTTCCATTGCCCATGATTATGGCGCCAGGGGCGATTTCAGTGCTTAG TTATAAGAACGGTAATATTGATGAACCGGGGTTCTATCTAGGCATGTCACTCCCGTTTGAGGAGTAG